The genomic segment ATCGGCGCAACGAGAAACTCACCGCGTGGATGGAAGCCGATCTGGCCAAGCGTCCGGTGGACCGCCTGATCGGTTTCAACAAGATGCCGGGCCTGGACGTGTACTACGCCGCCGACGGCTGCTTCGAAGACAAGGCGCAGAACCTGCGTCATTCGTTGTATCGCCGTTGGGGCCGCTATCGCCACTTCGCCGAGTATGAGCGTGCGGTGTTCGCCAAAGAGGCGAAGACCGAAGTGTTGATGATTTCCGAAGTCCAGCAGCCGCTGTTCATCAAGCATTACGACACGCCGCTGCAACGCTTCCATCTGCTGCCGCCGGGTATTTCCCAGGACCGTCGGGCGCCATCGAACGCGGCCGAAATTCGTGCCGGTTTCCGTGCCGAATTCAACCTCAAAGGCGATGATTTACTGCTGGTGCAGATTGGCTCCGGGTTCAAGACCAAGGGCGTGGATCGTAGCCTGAAAGCACTGGCCGCACTGCCTGCTGAGCTTAAAAAACGTACCCGGCTGTTTGTAATCGGCCAGGACGACCCCAAAGTATTCCAGTTGCAGAGTGCGACATTGGGCCTGGGTGATAACGTGACGTTCCTCAAGGGGCGCAGCGATATCCCGCGCTTCCTGCTTGGCGCCGACCTGTTGATCCACCCGGCGTACAACGAAAACACCGGGACCGTGTTGCTTGAAGCGGTGGTCGCCGGGTTGCCGGTGCTGGTCAGCGCGGTGTGCGGTTACGCCCACTACATCGCCGAGGCGGATGCCGGGCGAGTGCTGGACGAACCGTTCGATCAGGCGCAACTGACCCAGTACCTGACCGACATGTTGAACGACGCGCAGGCACGGGCGGCCTGGAGCCGCAACGGTCTGGCCTTCGCCGAGACGGCCGACCTCTACAGCATGCCGCAACACGCGGCCGATGTGATTCTGGCGGAGCACGCTTAATGAAGTTGATGCTGGCTGAACCGTTCAAGAGCCTTTGGGCCGGGCGCGATGCGTTCGCCGAAGTCGAAGGCTTGCAGGGCGAGGTGTACCGCGAGCTCGAAGCGCGCCGTACCCTGCGTACTGAAGTGAACGGCAAGGGATTTTTCGTGAAGATCCACCGTGGCATTGGCTGGGGCGAGATCTTCAAGAACCTGCTCACCGCCAAGCTGCCGGTACTCGGCGCGGGCCAGGAGTGGAAGGCCATTGCACGCCTGCAAGAAGTCGGCGTGCCCACCATGACCGCTGTCGCCTACGGCGAGAAAGGCAGCAACCCGGCGGATCAGCACTCGTTCATCGTCACCGAAGAACTGGCGCCGACCGTCAGCCTTGAAGAC from the Pseudomonas sp. N3-W genome contains:
- a CDS encoding glycosyltransferase family 4 protein yields the protein MQLAFVLYKYFPFGGLQRDFMRIALECQQRGHQIRVYTLIWEGDVPPGFEVLVAPVKAFFNHRRNEKLTAWMEADLAKRPVDRLIGFNKMPGLDVYYAADGCFEDKAQNLRHSLYRRWGRYRHFAEYERAVFAKEAKTEVLMISEVQQPLFIKHYDTPLQRFHLLPPGISQDRRAPSNAAEIRAGFRAEFNLKGDDLLLVQIGSGFKTKGVDRSLKALAALPAELKKRTRLFVIGQDDPKVFQLQSATLGLGDNVTFLKGRSDIPRFLLGADLLIHPAYNENTGTVLLEAVVAGLPVLVSAVCGYAHYIAEADAGRVLDEPFDQAQLTQYLTDMLNDAQARAAWSRNGLAFAETADLYSMPQHAADVILAEHA